In one window of Haemorhous mexicanus isolate bHaeMex1 chromosome 31, bHaeMex1.pri, whole genome shotgun sequence DNA:
- the LOC132340393 gene encoding low affinity immunoglobulin gamma Fc region receptor III-like: protein MPWPHPAVPSPALALPGWCPLSPTGAQTTQLLLEPPWRPAVTWDPVTLTCWGSGMVSATTWYKDGQRWGQQGHNHFTVTESGTYECDRPSTGRSPPVRVVNDELVLQVPARALLEGDTLTLRCRGQWNRTVTEVRFSQDEKDLGGSLNGTVLSLSPLQLTHSGRYSCRGLVGSFMSRSAAVTVTVHVPVANATITPGPLAHQVRPGDNMTLYCSVQVGSAPVTFTWLHNGQEVARGPLLELRDIDVGHLGTYQCVATNQLGQDGHRVFRALSPELALEVIPGSPWVTGGVTRGHKGMKDPQNNG from the exons ATGCCATGGCcccaccccgctgtccccagccccgcgctggccctgccaggctggtgtcccctgtcacccacaggtgcccagaccacccagctcctcctggagccCCCCTGGAGGCCGGCGGTGACGTGGGACCCAGTGACACTGACCTGCTGGGGCTCGGGGATGGTCAGTGCCACCACCTGGTACAAGGACGGGCAGCGttgggggcagcagggacacaaccACTTCACTGTCACCGAGAGTGGCACCTATGAATGTGACCGACCCAGCACAGGGCGCAGCCCACCCGTGAGAGTCGTAAATG atgagctggtgctgcaggtgccagcacgggcgctgctggagggggacacGCTGACACTGCGCTGCCGGGGCCAGTGGAACCGCACGGTCACCGAGGTGCGATTTTCCCAGGACGAGAAGGATCTGGGGGGGTCCCTCAATGGGAccgtgctgtccctgtcccctctgcagctgacaCACAGTGGCCGCTACAGCTGCAGGGGCTTGGTGGGGTCCTTTATGTCACGgtcagcagcagtgacagtgacagtgcacg tgcccgtggccaatgccaccatcacccccGGTCCCCTGGCACaccaggtgcgcccaggtgaCAACATGACCCTGTACTGCTCagtgcaggtgggctcagcccctgtcaccttcacctggctgcacaatgggcaggaggtggcccggggtcccctcctggagctcagggacatCGATGTGGGACATTTGGGCACCTACCAGTGCGTGGCCACcaaccagctgggacaggacgGGCACCGCGTGTTCCGGGcactcagccctgagctggctCTGGAGGTGATACCTGGCTCACCCTGGGTCACAGGTGGGGTCACACGGGGTCACAAGGGAATGAAGGACCCCCAGAATAATGGGTGA